The following proteins come from a genomic window of Candidatus Palauibacter soopunensis:
- a CDS encoding MerR family transcriptional regulator codes for MSDRIAPKEYYSIGEVCEIADLKPHVLRYWETQFSALRPTKNRAGNRVYRPKQIQLVQLLRHLLYTERYTIEGAKRKLDQLRAGGDLATEARVAWDRETIRDLRREADELVQLLEDGGTG; via the coding sequence GTGTCCGACCGCATCGCCCCGAAGGAGTACTACTCGATCGGAGAGGTGTGCGAGATCGCGGATCTCAAGCCGCACGTCCTCCGCTACTGGGAAACGCAGTTCTCGGCGCTGCGCCCGACGAAGAACCGGGCGGGGAACCGGGTGTACCGCCCGAAGCAGATCCAGCTCGTGCAGCTGCTGCGGCACCTCCTCTACACCGAGCGGTACACGATCGAGGGCGCGAAACGAAAACTCGATCAACTGCGCGCGGGCGGGGACCTCGCGACGGAGGCGCGCGTGGCCTGGGACCGGGAGACGATCCGCGATCTCCGGAGGGAGGCCGACGAACTGGTCCAGCTTCTCGAGGACGGCGGGACCGGGTGA
- a CDS encoding NAD(P)H-dependent glycerol-3-phosphate dehydrogenase has product MSEQSVAVLGAGSWGTALADVLVRNGHDVRLWARDAAHAAAMRDTGTNERYLPGIELGRPLTVTSDLADAMDDTGFVLSVCPSHAVREVLGHAAPHLGDQILVSASKGIELGTHRRMSEVIVETLGEAAGSRTVVLSGPSFAEELLHGLPTAVVAASRSEANALAVQSLFRNGYFRVYTQPDVDGVELGGALKNVIALAAGISDGLELGSNARAALINRGLAEIARLARHFGARETTLGGLAGLGDLVLTCTGRLSRNRSAGLAIGAGRRPSEVIGEMDQVVEGVRTARAAYELSRDLDVEMPITSGVYSILYEDVAPREALARLMAREPKPERWG; this is encoded by the coding sequence GTGAGCGAGCAGAGCGTCGCCGTGCTGGGCGCGGGCAGCTGGGGCACGGCGCTGGCGGACGTCCTCGTGCGGAACGGCCACGACGTGCGGCTTTGGGCGCGGGACGCCGCCCACGCCGCCGCGATGCGCGATACCGGAACGAACGAACGCTATCTGCCCGGAATCGAACTGGGCCGCCCCCTCACCGTGACGTCGGATCTGGCGGACGCGATGGACGACACCGGTTTCGTGCTCTCCGTGTGTCCATCACACGCGGTGCGCGAGGTGCTGGGGCATGCCGCGCCCCACCTTGGGGATCAGATTCTGGTCTCGGCCTCCAAGGGGATCGAGCTCGGGACGCACCGGAGGATGTCGGAGGTCATCGTTGAGACGCTGGGCGAGGCGGCGGGATCGCGCACGGTGGTCCTTTCGGGCCCCAGCTTCGCGGAGGAACTCCTGCACGGACTTCCGACGGCGGTCGTCGCCGCCAGCCGGAGCGAAGCCAACGCGCTCGCCGTGCAGAGCCTGTTCCGGAATGGGTATTTTCGGGTGTACACGCAGCCGGATGTGGATGGCGTGGAACTGGGCGGCGCCCTCAAGAACGTGATCGCGCTCGCGGCCGGGATCTCGGACGGGCTGGAGTTGGGGTCGAACGCGCGCGCGGCGCTGATCAACCGCGGGCTGGCGGAGATCGCGCGGCTCGCCCGGCACTTCGGGGCGCGGGAAACGACGCTCGGAGGCCTCGCCGGGCTCGGAGACCTCGTCCTCACCTGTACCGGCCGGCTGAGCCGGAATCGTTCCGCCGGACTCGCCATTGGAGCGGGCCGCCGGCCTTCGGAAGTGATAGGAGAGATGGATCAGGTCGTGGAAGGCGTGCGTACGGCGCGCGCGGCATACGAACTGAGCCGGGATCTGGACGTGGAGATGCCGATCACGAGCGGTGTATATTCGATCCTGTACGAAGATGTCGCGCCCCGCGAGGCGCTGGCGCGGCTGATGGCCCGGGAGCCGAAGCCCGAGCGCTGGGGCTAG
- the plsY gene encoding glycerol-3-phosphate 1-O-acyltransferase PlsY — MTAPLLTLAAYLIGAFPTSYLVGRAYGYDLRREGSGNLGSTNAYRVLGFFPAVGVLVVDLLKGFVPVWFFPLWDGRTGGWVLVYGLAAISGHVWPVYTKFRGGKGVATAAGTMAALVPVAVIVAFFVWVVTVILTRTASMASLLSAALVPIMARGSAAPRSVVSYALLLAIAVWWTHRSNLARIVRREEFQVDWRRGRLPRRERTAQKSREEET, encoded by the coding sequence ATGACCGCACCGCTCCTGACGCTCGCCGCCTATCTCATTGGGGCCTTCCCCACGAGCTACCTCGTCGGGCGCGCCTACGGGTACGATCTCCGGCGGGAGGGGAGCGGCAACCTCGGATCCACGAACGCCTATCGGGTGCTCGGGTTCTTCCCGGCCGTGGGCGTGCTCGTCGTGGATCTGCTGAAGGGGTTCGTGCCCGTCTGGTTCTTCCCGCTGTGGGACGGGCGTACCGGCGGCTGGGTACTCGTGTACGGGCTCGCGGCCATCTCCGGGCACGTGTGGCCCGTGTACACGAAATTCAGGGGAGGGAAGGGGGTCGCGACTGCCGCCGGAACGATGGCCGCGCTGGTTCCGGTGGCCGTGATCGTCGCCTTCTTCGTGTGGGTCGTGACGGTGATCCTCACGCGGACCGCCTCCATGGCGTCGCTCCTCTCCGCGGCCCTCGTGCCCATCATGGCGCGCGGCTCGGCGGCGCCGCGCTCCGTCGTGTCCTATGCGCTCCTGCTCGCCATCGCCGTCTGGTGGACGCACCGCTCGAACCTCGCGCGGATCGTGAGGCGGGAGGAATTCCAGGTGGATTGGCGCCGTGGCCGGCTCCCGCGCCGGGAACGAACGGCGCAGAAGTCCCGGGAGGAGGAGACGTGA
- the der gene encoding ribosome biogenesis GTPase Der, which translates to MALRTVAIVGRPNVGKSTLFNRILGRRAAIVAERPGVTRDRQLAEAEWAGRRFLLVDTGGLVVRPDEHIDLEVRRQAETAIGHADVVVFVVDGRDGVQPMDRHVAQLLRRSALPVIVAANKLDELGDAIEHVDFYELGLGDPTPLAALSGKGSGDLLDRVVAALPESVETEEGDADIRIAVIGRPNVGKSSFVNRLVGEDRVIVHEEAGTTRDAIDTDLILEGRRVRLIDTAGLRRRARVVDDLEFLGRLRAASAIDRADVCLLLVDTQAGAANQDFRVGHEAWDEGKGLVFVANKWDLIEDRGPTAMAGFERELRERAHYLRWVPIITCSALTGKRVRKAIELAFEVQEARARRVPTPEVNEVLQQLVARRQPPQGGRGDVRLLYGSQVAASPPQFVLWSNRPQDLKEHYVRYLVAGFREAWGFEGSPIRIKLKKRSGRE; encoded by the coding sequence ATGGCTCTGCGCACGGTCGCCATCGTGGGCCGCCCCAACGTCGGCAAGTCGACCCTCTTCAACCGGATCCTGGGGCGGCGCGCCGCGATCGTCGCCGAACGTCCCGGCGTGACGCGGGACCGGCAACTCGCCGAGGCGGAATGGGCGGGACGGCGCTTTCTGCTCGTCGATACGGGAGGCCTCGTCGTACGGCCGGATGAGCACATCGACCTCGAGGTGCGCCGGCAGGCCGAGACCGCGATCGGCCACGCGGACGTCGTCGTCTTCGTCGTGGATGGCCGCGACGGGGTTCAGCCCATGGACCGGCACGTCGCGCAGCTCCTGCGCCGCTCGGCGTTGCCCGTGATCGTTGCTGCGAACAAGCTCGACGAACTCGGAGACGCGATCGAGCACGTCGACTTCTACGAACTCGGCCTCGGCGACCCCACGCCGCTCGCGGCCCTCAGCGGCAAGGGATCGGGGGACCTCCTGGACCGCGTGGTCGCGGCCCTTCCCGAATCGGTGGAGACGGAAGAGGGCGACGCCGACATCCGCATCGCGGTCATCGGGCGCCCCAACGTCGGCAAATCCAGCTTCGTGAACCGTCTCGTCGGAGAAGATCGCGTCATCGTCCACGAGGAGGCGGGAACGACCCGCGACGCGATCGACACGGACCTCATCCTGGAGGGGCGCCGCGTCCGCCTCATCGACACCGCGGGCCTTCGGCGGCGCGCCCGCGTCGTGGATGATCTCGAATTCCTCGGGCGGTTGCGAGCCGCTTCGGCCATCGACCGGGCCGATGTCTGCCTCCTCCTCGTGGATACGCAGGCCGGCGCGGCGAACCAGGACTTCCGGGTCGGGCACGAGGCGTGGGACGAGGGGAAAGGCCTCGTGTTCGTGGCGAACAAGTGGGACCTGATCGAGGACCGCGGACCCACCGCGATGGCCGGCTTCGAGCGCGAACTCCGCGAGCGCGCGCACTATCTTCGCTGGGTGCCTATCATTACGTGCTCGGCGTTGACCGGGAAGCGGGTACGGAAGGCCATCGAACTCGCGTTCGAGGTGCAGGAAGCGCGGGCGCGGCGCGTGCCCACCCCGGAGGTGAACGAAGTCCTTCAGCAACTGGTCGCGCGCCGGCAGCCGCCCCAGGGCGGGCGGGGCGACGTGCGGTTGCTGTACGGCAGTCAGGTGGCGGCGTCCCCGCCGCAGTTCGTACTCTGGTCCAACCGGCCACAAGACCTCAAGGAGCACTATGTGAGATACCTCGTCGCCGGCTTCCGGGAGGCCTGGGGATTCGAGGGATCTCCCATTCGGATCAAGCTGAAGAAGCGTTCGGGGCGCGAATGA
- a CDS encoding DUF512 domain-containing protein produces the protein MIRVASVKPGSIAADLELPAGLAVLEINGKPIRDSLDLLFHQAEPALRVLAERQTGERLLFEIEKPADEPLGIVPEPDKIRRCTNACPFCFVKGNPKLDKLRAPLYVKDDDYRLSFLHGHYITLTNLRPDDWDRIFEQRLSPLYVSVHSTDPAVRLRMLKNPRSANIGQDLDRLAEGRIVVHAQVVLCPEVNDGEHLTGTIEDLYRRGEAIRSLSIVPVGLTSWNAALGGRTLEPAECRAALEAVDAIRERALPERGQGWCYAADELYLQAGLEPPGAGYFDDHELESNGVGAISTLTDRVTGQLEALGPLEGCRVVAVTGTSMGPTMTRLAGRVARRTGAEVSTLAVENTLYGPMVTTAGLLPGADHRNALLDAGDFDVALFSAQALNDGDIFLDDVSLSELRAGFPGRRVEPSHDLVDVLSRL, from the coding sequence ATGATTCGAGTTGCCAGCGTCAAGCCGGGGTCGATCGCCGCGGACCTCGAACTTCCGGCGGGCCTCGCCGTGCTCGAGATCAACGGCAAGCCCATCCGGGACAGCCTCGACCTTCTCTTTCATCAGGCGGAACCCGCGCTCCGGGTGCTCGCCGAGCGGCAGACGGGCGAGCGGCTTCTGTTCGAGATCGAGAAACCGGCGGACGAACCCCTCGGGATCGTCCCGGAACCCGACAAGATCCGGCGCTGCACGAACGCGTGCCCGTTCTGCTTCGTGAAGGGAAACCCGAAACTCGACAAGCTTCGGGCGCCCCTCTACGTGAAGGATGACGACTATCGGCTGTCCTTCCTTCACGGCCACTACATCACGCTGACGAACCTGCGTCCGGACGACTGGGACCGGATATTCGAACAGCGACTGTCCCCGCTCTATGTGAGCGTCCACTCGACGGACCCCGCGGTCCGGCTCCGGATGCTGAAGAACCCTCGGAGCGCGAATATCGGACAGGACCTCGACCGGCTCGCCGAGGGCCGCATCGTCGTGCACGCGCAGGTCGTCCTCTGTCCGGAGGTGAACGACGGCGAACACCTGACGGGAACGATCGAAGACCTCTATCGTCGCGGGGAGGCGATCCGGTCGCTTTCCATCGTACCCGTAGGCCTGACTTCGTGGAACGCGGCGCTGGGCGGGCGGACCCTCGAGCCGGCGGAATGCCGCGCGGCGCTCGAGGCGGTCGACGCGATCCGCGAACGGGCGCTGCCGGAGCGGGGGCAAGGGTGGTGCTACGCCGCCGACGAACTGTACCTGCAGGCGGGACTCGAGCCGCCTGGTGCGGGATACTTCGACGATCATGAACTCGAGAGCAACGGTGTCGGGGCGATTTCCACCCTGACGGATCGCGTGACCGGACAGCTGGAGGCGCTCGGCCCGCTGGAAGGGTGCAGGGTCGTTGCCGTCACGGGGACCTCGATGGGGCCGACGATGACCCGTCTCGCGGGTCGCGTCGCGCGGCGCACCGGCGCCGAGGTGTCGACGCTCGCGGTCGAGAACACGCTGTACGGACCGATGGTCACGACGGCCGGCCTGCTGCCGGGCGCGGATCACCGGAACGCGCTCCTCGACGCGGGAGACTTCGATGTGGCCCTCTTCTCGGCGCAGGCGCTGAACGACGGGGACATCTTCCTCGACGACGTGAGTCTCTCCGAGTTGCGAGCCGGCTTTCCCGGCCGCCGCGTCGAACCCTCCCACGACCTCGTCGACGTCCTTTCGCGGCTTTAG
- a CDS encoding tetratricopeptide repeat protein codes for MVRTGARAATAAALASIFTSAGLFGQECEFDPNSAASTASEALQGLAEAATAQDSLTIFTEAWGALGADLDSDNPVVPLLGAQIQMGLGNFRDAVEFLDRYDATASPECMMHGEAQRYNGWVRLYNQGVTAYSASDNQAALDAFLLANDFKPDIRTYNNAALLQSQMGDNGGAIETYQAALAADIPDADAESLRTAVGGLGDMLAAEGRADEAVQTYADFLARYPEDVVIQIRYAGVLADQGQTDESAAIYAATLERTDLSYSQWLEVGVGFYNAQNFSDAATAFGKAREGNPHNKEAMENYVNASIQSGRPGPVIALADSLTQRYPYDALSHQLYFQALGRADMNERAMEVMGEEQQLPLSVTFAQMAAGANGRYVVQVSFTNRTASGTLQITFEFVDASGQVVMEQTHTFDADSGGFTFEVQSDVPLAGFRYGTIED; via the coding sequence ATGGTGCGTACTGGCGCGAGGGCGGCGACCGCCGCAGCTCTGGCGTCGATCTTCACTTCCGCGGGACTCTTCGGGCAGGAATGCGAGTTCGACCCGAACAGCGCGGCCTCCACGGCTTCCGAAGCGCTTCAGGGACTCGCGGAGGCCGCAACGGCCCAGGACAGCCTGACGATCTTCACGGAGGCATGGGGGGCGCTCGGGGCAGATCTGGACAGCGACAATCCGGTGGTCCCCCTGCTGGGCGCCCAGATCCAGATGGGCCTCGGCAACTTCCGTGATGCCGTGGAATTTCTCGACCGCTACGACGCCACCGCGTCTCCGGAGTGCATGATGCACGGCGAGGCACAGCGCTATAACGGCTGGGTCCGGCTCTACAACCAGGGGGTGACGGCCTACAGCGCTTCCGACAACCAGGCGGCGCTCGACGCCTTCTTGCTTGCGAACGACTTCAAGCCCGACATCCGCACGTACAATAACGCGGCGCTCCTGCAGTCACAGATGGGAGACAACGGGGGCGCGATCGAGACGTACCAGGCGGCGCTCGCCGCGGACATTCCCGATGCGGACGCGGAGTCGCTGCGCACCGCCGTCGGCGGACTCGGCGACATGCTGGCGGCGGAAGGCCGGGCGGATGAAGCGGTCCAGACGTACGCCGACTTCCTCGCGAGGTACCCCGAAGATGTCGTGATCCAGATCCGGTATGCGGGAGTCCTGGCCGATCAGGGGCAGACCGACGAGTCGGCGGCGATCTACGCCGCAACCCTCGAGCGCACCGACCTGTCATATTCGCAGTGGCTCGAGGTAGGGGTGGGGTTCTACAACGCGCAGAACTTCTCGGATGCGGCCACCGCGTTCGGGAAGGCTCGCGAGGGAAATCCCCATAACAAGGAAGCGATGGAGAACTACGTCAACGCTTCCATCCAATCCGGCCGTCCCGGACCCGTCATCGCGCTCGCGGACAGCCTTACACAGCGGTATCCCTACGACGCGCTTTCCCACCAGCTGTACTTCCAGGCTCTCGGCCGCGCCGACATGAACGAGCGGGCGATGGAGGTCATGGGCGAGGAGCAGCAGTTGCCGCTCTCCGTCACCTTCGCGCAGATGGCCGCGGGGGCGAATGGCCGGTACGTCGTGCAGGTCTCCTTCACGAACCGCACCGCCTCCGGCACGCTGCAGATCACGTTCGAGTTCGTCGATGCGAGTGGACAGGTCGTCATGGAGCAGACGCATACCTTCGACGCCGACTCCGGCGGCTTCACCTTCGAGGTCCAGTCCGACGTGCCTCTGGCCGGATTCCGGTACGGGACGATCGAGGACTGA